From Strigops habroptila isolate Jane chromosome 1, bStrHab1.2.pri, whole genome shotgun sequence, a single genomic window includes:
- the FERD3L gene encoding fer3-like protein, with amino-acid sequence MSASFFTAHQRPGLLDELHGRAPRDPFPEGLLGASVLDFVADLSLGPPQVPPLAGPGLGLCEVTSGPPFGDRALSLREEMARGLPLAAFGDGDPEDEEDEEEEERMHSTSLLDRPRRKRVITYAQRQAANIRERKRMFNLNEAFDQLRKKVPTFAYEKRLSRIETLRLAIVYISFMTELLDGCSKQESS; translated from the coding sequence ATGTCAGCGAGCTTCTTCACAGCCCACCAGCGCCCGGGGCTGCTGGATGAGCTGCACGGCAGAGCCCCTCGAGACCCCTTCCCGGAGGGGCTGCTGGGCGCATCCGTGCTGGATTTCGTGGCTGACCTCTCCCTGGGGCCTCCCCAGGTTCCCCCCCTggccgggccggggctggggctctGCGAGGTCACCTCCGGGCCTCCTTTCGGGGACAGAGCCCTGTCGCTCCGGGAGGAGATGGCCCGGGGGCTGCCCCTGGCTGCCTTCGGAGATGGAGATCCCGAAGACGAAGAAGacgaggaggaagaggaaaggatgcACAGCACTTCCCTCCTAGACAGACCCAGGAGAAAGCGAGTCATCACCTACGCCCAGCGCCAGGCGGCCAACATACgggagaggaagaggatgtTCAACCTCAACGAGGCGTTTGATCAGCTGAGGAAGAAGGTGCCCACCTTCGCTTACGAGAAGAGGCTCTCCCGGATAGAGACACTGCGCCTGGCCATAGTGTACATCTCCTTCATGACTGAGCTCCTGGACGGCTGCAGCAAACAGGAGTCGAGCTAG